Proteins from a single region of Equus asinus isolate D_3611 breed Donkey chromosome 17, EquAss-T2T_v2, whole genome shotgun sequence:
- the LOC139040534 gene encoding olfactory receptor 5I1-like: MELKNDTVKTEFFLLGFSDHPELQSVLFAVFFSIYSVTLMGNLGMVLLIIISSHLHIPMYFFLCILSFIDTCYSSVIAPKLLVDLVSNKKTISYNGCAAQLYFFCSLVDTESFLLAAMAYDRYIAICNPLLYTVIMSKRICCQLVIGAFLGGTMSSIIHTINTFHLSFCSKEINHFFCDISPLFSLSCTDTYKHDIVLVIFASLVEAICLLTVLLSYFHIIAAILKTDSPEGRRKGFSTCASHLTVVTIYHGTLIFIYLRPSTDHSLDMDKVTSVFYTLIIPMLNPLIYSLRNKDVKNAFRKVISPKLLS, from the coding sequence ATGGAGTTGAAGAATGACACTGTGAAGACTGAATTCTTTCTCTTGGGATTTAGTGACCATCCAGAACTTCAGAGtgttctttttgctgtttttttttccatCTACTCTGTGACTCTCATGGGAAACCTTGGGATGGTTTTATTAATCATAATCAGTTCCCACTTGCACAtccctatgtactttttcctctgcaTATTGTCCTTCATAGATACATGCTACTCTTCTGTCATTGCCCCCAAATTACTTGTGGATTTGGTTTCCAATAAGAAGACCATTTCTTACAATGGTTGTGCTGCACAGTtatattttttctgctctttagTTGATACAGAATCTTTCCTCTTGGCTGCCATGGCTTATGACCGGTACATAGCAATCTGCAATCCCCTGCTTTATACTGTTATTATGTCCAAGAGGATTTGCTGCCAGCTTGTGATTGGAGCATTTTTGGGGGGTACCATGAGCTCAATTATTCACACCATTAATACTTTCCATCTGTCTTTTTGCTCCAAAGAGATTAACCATTTCTTTTGTGATATCTCTCcactcttctctttgtcttgcACTGACACTTACAAGCATGACATTGTTCTGGTGATCTTTGCTAGTTTGGTGGAGGCTATCTGCCTTCTAACAGTTCTTCTCTCTTATTTCCACATCATAGCAGCTATTCTTAAAACAGATTctccagaaggaagaagaaaagggttCTCCACTTGTGCTTCCCACTTGACTGTGGTCACTATTTACCATGGTACCCTAATCTTCATTTATTTGCGCCCCAGCACTGATCATTCACTGGATATGGACAAAGTGACCTCTGTGTTCTACACACTGATTATACCTATGTTGAACCCCCTAATTTACAGTCTAAGGAACAAAGATGTAAAAAATGCCTTTAGGAAAGTGATTAGCCCAAAATTGCTGTCTTAA